The following coding sequences lie in one Flavobacterium cyclinae genomic window:
- a CDS encoding protein adenylyltransferase SelO, with amino-acid sequence MKLHLNDTFNKQLPADAETSNNRRQVFGACFSYVTPRVPSSPKLLHFSAEVADLIGLSKEDVASNDFLELISGSKVYPETQPYAMAYAGHQFGNWAGQLGDGRAINLFEVVNNNQRWALQLKGAGETPYSRNADGLAVLRSSIREHLCSEAMFHLGVPTTRSLSLVSTGDKVLRDILYNGNPAYEDGAVVCRVAPSFIRFGNFELLAARKDILNLQALADYTIHYFYPEITLIGKEKYLAFYQEVVNRTVDMILEWQRVGFVHGVMNTDNMSILGLTIDYGPYGWLEDYNPDWTPNTTDAEGRRYRFRNQPDIALWNLIQLGNALYPLIEDVPAMEAILNSYSHRFDAKFPVMMQEKLGLTSEYDTDFQDELTTLLTASETDMTIFYRNLANILKSDTPEIAISKIEYAFYKPEALVATLKTNWMNLMERYLQKLNDESLSDADRKAKMNQVNPKYVLRNYMAQLAIEAAEKEDYSLINELHELLKKPYDEQPENEKWFAKRPDWARNKVGCSMLSCSS; translated from the coding sequence ATGAAATTACATCTAAACGATACATTTAACAAGCAACTTCCAGCTGATGCTGAAACTTCTAACAACAGAAGACAAGTTTTTGGAGCTTGTTTTTCTTATGTAACGCCACGAGTTCCAAGTAGTCCTAAATTACTTCATTTTTCGGCTGAGGTAGCAGATTTGATAGGATTATCAAAAGAAGATGTGGCTTCAAATGATTTTTTGGAATTAATTTCAGGAAGTAAAGTATATCCTGAAACCCAACCTTATGCTATGGCGTATGCCGGTCACCAATTTGGGAATTGGGCAGGTCAATTAGGTGACGGAAGAGCGATTAATTTGTTTGAAGTAGTAAATAATAATCAACGTTGGGCATTACAGTTAAAAGGAGCAGGGGAAACGCCATATTCTCGAAATGCTGATGGTTTGGCAGTGTTGCGTTCTTCTATTCGGGAGCATTTGTGTAGTGAGGCGATGTTTCATTTGGGTGTTCCTACAACGCGTTCGTTGTCTTTGGTAAGTACAGGCGATAAGGTGTTGCGCGATATTTTATACAACGGAAATCCTGCTTATGAAGATGGAGCGGTAGTATGCAGAGTAGCGCCTTCTTTTATTCGTTTTGGGAATTTCGAATTGTTAGCAGCTCGAAAAGATATTCTGAATTTACAAGCTTTAGCAGATTATACCATTCACTATTTTTATCCCGAAATTACCTTAATTGGTAAAGAGAAGTATTTGGCTTTTTATCAAGAGGTGGTGAATCGAACGGTGGATATGATTTTGGAATGGCAACGCGTGGGTTTTGTTCACGGGGTAATGAATACCGATAATATGTCGATTTTAGGACTTACGATTGATTACGGTCCGTATGGATGGTTAGAAGATTATAATCCCGATTGGACTCCAAATACTACCGATGCAGAAGGTAGAAGATACCGTTTTAGAAACCAACCTGATATTGCGTTGTGGAATTTGATTCAGTTAGGAAATGCATTGTATCCTTTGATTGAAGATGTTCCAGCAATGGAGGCTATTTTGAATAGTTATAGTCATCGTTTTGATGCGAAGTTTCCTGTTATGATGCAAGAGAAATTGGGTTTAACATCAGAATATGATACCGATTTCCAAGATGAGTTGACTACGTTGTTAACCGCTTCTGAAACGGATATGACGATTTTCTATCGCAACTTAGCTAATATATTAAAATCAGATACACCAGAAATAGCGATATCGAAAATAGAATATGCGTTTTATAAGCCTGAAGCTTTGGTAGCTACATTGAAAACGAATTGGATGAATTTGATGGAACGTTATTTGCAAAAGTTAAATGATGAATCGCTTTCGGATGCTGATAGAAAAGCTAAAATGAATCAAGTAAATCCGAAATATGTATTACGCAATTACATGGCTCAATTGGCTATTGAAGCCGCAGAGAAGGAAGATTATTCTTTGATAAACGAACTTCATGAGTTACTGAAAAAACCTTACGATGAGCAGCCAGAAAATGAAAAATGGTTTGCAAAGCGACCTGATTGGGCGCGAAATAAAGTAGGGTGTTCGATGTTGT
- the yaaA gene encoding peroxide stress protein YaaA has protein sequence MKIVISPAKSLNFESPLPSQNFTESSFLKEAETIQKTLKKKKPKQLMELMDISEKLADLNWERNQNWSLPFTPENARPAVYAFDGDVYTGLDSYTISEDKMQILQDKLRILSGLYGILKPLDLMQPYRLEMGTSLPIGTKKNLYEFWKKKLTKALNDELQPNELFLNLASNEYFSAVDAKALKVPVITPEFKDYKDGKLKMISFFAKKARGLMVRYIIDTNTETIDDLKKFNYEGYAFDANLSKGNTLVFTR, from the coding sequence ATGAAAATTGTTATCTCACCAGCCAAATCTTTAAATTTTGAATCGCCACTTCCTTCCCAAAATTTTACTGAAAGTTCATTTTTAAAAGAAGCGGAAACCATTCAAAAAACATTAAAAAAGAAAAAACCAAAACAGTTAATGGAGTTGATGGATATTTCAGAAAAGTTGGCTGATTTGAATTGGGAACGCAATCAAAATTGGTCATTACCTTTTACGCCTGAAAATGCACGTCCGGCTGTATATGCTTTTGATGGTGATGTATACACTGGATTAGATTCTTATACGATTTCAGAAGATAAAATGCAGATTTTACAAGATAAATTACGCATTCTGTCAGGTTTGTATGGTATATTAAAACCACTAGATTTGATGCAACCGTATCGCTTAGAAATGGGAACTTCTTTACCAATTGGTACGAAAAAAAATTTGTACGAGTTTTGGAAAAAGAAACTAACGAAAGCACTAAATGACGAATTGCAGCCGAATGAATTATTTTTAAATCTAGCAAGTAATGAGTATTTTTCTGCAGTTGATGCTAAAGCTTTAAAAGTACCAGTTATTACTCCAGAATTTAAGGATTATAAAGATGGAAAACTAAAGATGATTAGTTTCTTTGCTAAAAAAGCAAGAGGCTTAATGGTACGATACATTATTGATACCAATACTGAAACGATTGATGATTTAAAAAAATTCAATTACGAAGGGTATGCTTTTGATGCTAATTTGTCAAAAGGGAACACCTTAGTCTTTACCCGATAA
- a CDS encoding heavy-metal-associated domain-containing protein, whose product METTIHIQNLKCGGCANTISKGISSIEAIQNVLVNVEESTITFSYDKEEQVEEVKNKLKSLGYPEDGEANTLGSKAKSYVSCAIGKMS is encoded by the coding sequence ATGGAAACTACAATTCATATACAAAATTTAAAGTGTGGTGGCTGTGCCAATACTATTTCTAAAGGAATTTCTTCAATTGAAGCTATACAAAATGTACTTGTTAATGTCGAAGAAAGCACCATTACTTTTTCTTATGACAAAGAAGAACAAGTAGAAGAAGTAAAAAATAAATTGAAATCATTAGGTTATCCCGAAGATGGTGAAGCCAATACACTAGGTTCAAAAGCAAAATCGTATGTGAGTTGCGCTATTGGAAAAATGTCTTAG
- a CDS encoding DUF6691 family protein codes for MKLARFFLTGIFFGIVLTKAEAVSWYRIYEMFQFQSFHMFGIIGVALVTGIIGLQLFKKLKIKDYNGFPITIIEKERGFWRYIIGGTLFGLGWAIVGCCPGPIFILLGTGTYAIAVVLIGALLGTYIYGLVKDKLPH; via the coding sequence ATGAAATTAGCTCGATTTTTTTTAACCGGTATTTTCTTTGGGATTGTTTTAACAAAGGCGGAAGCGGTATCGTGGTATCGTATTTACGAAATGTTTCAATTTCAATCTTTTCATATGTTTGGAATCATTGGAGTAGCTTTGGTTACAGGGATTATTGGACTTCAATTGTTCAAAAAATTAAAAATCAAAGACTACAATGGTTTTCCCATTACAATCATTGAAAAAGAACGTGGATTTTGGCGTTACATTATTGGAGGAACTTTGTTTGGTTTAGGATGGGCAATAGTAGGTTGTTGTCCAGGTCCAATATTTATTTTACTTGGAACTGGAACCTATGCAATTGCTGTAGTTTTAATTGGAGCTTTGTTAGGTACTTATATTTACGGTTTAGTAAAAGATAAATTACCACATTAA
- a CDS encoding YeeE/YedE family protein, with amino-acid sequence MEYIYGTWHWAISGFLIGITMLLLTYFGKSFGMSSNLRTLCTMAGAGKFSDFFKLDWREQKWSLAVVLGAFFGGFIAFYFLSNGSGVNLNPDTVSQLQILGIDAPNGKLMPDTIFSVETLQSPKGFAILLIGGLLIGFGTRYAGGCTSGHAISGLSNFQLPSLVAVIGFFIGGLTMAHFILPLIFKTI; translated from the coding sequence ATGGAATATATTTATGGAACTTGGCATTGGGCTATTTCTGGTTTTTTAATTGGAATAACAATGCTACTACTGACTTATTTTGGGAAATCTTTTGGGATGTCATCCAATCTTCGTACCTTATGTACAATGGCAGGAGCAGGGAAGTTTAGTGATTTTTTTAAGTTGGATTGGCGAGAGCAAAAATGGAGTTTAGCCGTTGTTTTAGGCGCTTTTTTTGGAGGATTTATCGCTTTTTATTTTCTTTCTAACGGAAGTGGCGTTAATCTTAATCCCGATACAGTTTCACAATTACAAATCTTAGGTATTGATGCTCCAAATGGAAAATTAATGCCTGACACAATTTTTAGTGTAGAAACGTTGCAATCGCCTAAAGGTTTTGCTATTTTATTGATAGGAGGGTTATTAATTGGTTTTGGAACTCGTTATGCTGGTGGTTGCACTTCTGGACATGCCATTTCAGGTTTGAGTAATTTTCAATTACCTTCTTTAGTAGCCGTAATCGGATTTTTTATTGGCGGATTAACAATGGCTCATTTTATTTTACCTCTAATTTTTAAAACAATATAA
- a CDS encoding DUF4199 domain-containing protein yields the protein MKKFKIEFKWSIIISFIYLAWMTLEKQLGFHDDKLKWQILFNLLIVFPNFVLYYLALIDKKKNYYNGIMNWRQGFISGVVISFIIVLLSPIIQFITHEFITPLFFEKMISLSVESKRMTLEQAQNYFNLTAYIWQSISGGLSFGVVIGAIIAYFLKPKELKNTL from the coding sequence ATGAAAAAATTTAAAATTGAATTTAAGTGGTCTATCATTATATCCTTTATATATTTAGCTTGGATGACATTAGAAAAACAATTAGGATTTCATGATGATAAATTAAAATGGCAAATTCTATTTAATCTTCTTATTGTATTTCCCAATTTTGTTCTGTACTATTTAGCATTAATTGATAAAAAGAAAAACTATTACAATGGAATTATGAATTGGAGACAAGGATTTATTTCTGGAGTCGTAATTTCATTTATCATTGTTCTTTTATCACCTATCATTCAATTCATAACTCACGAATTTATTACACCATTATTCTTTGAAAAAATGATTTCCTTATCAGTAGAAAGTAAAAGAATGACTTTAGAACAAGCTCAAAATTATTTTAATTTAACAGCCTACATTTGGCAAAGTATTTCTGGTGGATTATCATTTGGAGTAGTAATTGGCGCGATTATTGCTTACTTTTTAAAACCAAAAGAACTAAAAAACACCTTGTAA
- a CDS encoding 2-dehydro-3-deoxyphosphooctonate aldolase, producing the protein MKHLFSIAIVILLTSCVSTKSTLKNVDPTAIRPLVKDKAYVITEYATDGKYGYDPDYPINIGNIRENQEDINIAYYFNGLEGPKGEKISFKKVDTCCPFPSKNTTMGAGTLGIYEVTFEGNDKKTMLYFNIYEKGKILCPKGFTIKKLL; encoded by the coding sequence ATGAAACATTTATTTTCTATTGCTATAGTTATACTTTTAACAAGTTGTGTGAGTACTAAATCAACTTTAAAAAACGTAGATCCTACGGCAATTCGCCCTTTGGTTAAAGATAAAGCTTATGTCATAACTGAATATGCCACAGATGGCAAATATGGATATGATCCAGATTATCCTATTAACATTGGTAATATTAGAGAAAATCAAGAAGATATCAATATTGCCTATTATTTTAATGGTTTAGAAGGTCCAAAAGGAGAAAAAATCTCATTTAAAAAAGTAGATACGTGTTGCCCTTTTCCTTCAAAAAACACTACAATGGGAGCTGGTACATTAGGAATTTACGAGGTTACTTTTGAGGGAAATGATAAAAAGACAATGCTTTACTTCAATATTTACGAAAAAGGTAAAATTTTATGTCCAAAGGGTTTTACCATAAAAAAACTACTGTAA
- the kdsA gene encoding 3-deoxy-8-phosphooctulonate synthase: MNLKNIPQIKHTDSGNFFLLAGPCAIEGEEMAMRIAEKIVTVTDKLEIPYVFKGSFKKANRSRVDSFTGIGDEKALKILQKVSKEFGVPTVTDIHTNEDAEMAAAYVDVLQIPAFLVRQTDLVVAAANTGKTVNLKKGQFMSPESMKHAVQKVLDSNNQNVMVTDRGTMFGYQDMIVDFRGIPTMQQYASTVLDVTHSLQQPNQMTGVTGGRPDMIETIAKAGIAVGVDGIFIETHFDPANAKSDGANMLHLDYFESLMTKLVAIRKTVNQF, from the coding sequence ATGAATTTAAAAAACATTCCACAAATAAAACATACCGATAGCGGCAACTTTTTTCTATTAGCTGGACCTTGTGCCATTGAAGGAGAAGAAATGGCTATGCGAATTGCTGAAAAAATTGTAACGGTTACTGATAAATTAGAAATTCCTTATGTCTTTAAAGGTTCTTTTAAAAAAGCAAACCGTTCAAGAGTAGATAGTTTTACTGGAATTGGAGATGAAAAAGCTTTAAAAATTTTACAAAAAGTATCAAAAGAGTTTGGCGTACCTACGGTTACTGATATTCACACTAACGAAGATGCGGAAATGGCGGCTGCTTATGTGGATGTTTTGCAAATTCCTGCCTTCTTAGTTCGTCAAACTGATTTAGTAGTAGCAGCTGCTAATACAGGAAAAACGGTAAACTTAAAGAAAGGACAATTCATGAGTCCAGAAAGTATGAAACATGCCGTTCAAAAAGTTTTAGATAGCAATAACCAAAATGTTATGGTTACCGATAGAGGTACCATGTTTGGTTATCAAGACATGATAGTAGATTTTAGAGGAATTCCAACCATGCAACAATATGCTTCTACGGTTTTGGACGTTACACATTCGTTACAACAACCTAACCAAATGACAGGTGTTACTGGTGGTCGTCCGGATATGATTGAAACTATCGCTAAAGCCGGAATTGCTGTTGGGGTTGATGGTATTTTTATTGAAACTCATTTTGATCCTGCAAATGCCAAAAGTGATGGTGCCAACATGTTACATTTAGACTATTTTGAAAGTTTAATGACAAAGCTTGTTGCTATCAGAAAAACTGTTAATCAATTCTAA
- the bcp gene encoding thioredoxin-dependent thiol peroxidase: MTTLKAGDKAPNFSGLDQNGATHTLADYQGKKLVVFFYPKASTPGCTAEACDLRDNFDRFKANNYALLGVSADSAKAQAKFIEKYDLPFPLLADEDKSVIQAFGVWGPKKFMGKEYDGIHRTTFVIDENGIIEEVISDVKTKAHTAQILK, from the coding sequence ATGACAACATTAAAAGCAGGAGATAAAGCGCCAAACTTTTCTGGTTTAGACCAAAATGGTGCAACACATACATTAGCAGATTACCAGGGAAAGAAATTAGTAGTTTTCTTTTATCCAAAGGCAAGTACGCCAGGTTGTACAGCAGAAGCTTGCGATTTAAGAGACAATTTTGATCGCTTTAAAGCTAACAATTATGCTTTGTTAGGAGTAAGTGCGGATAGTGCTAAAGCGCAAGCGAAGTTTATTGAAAAATATGATTTACCATTTCCATTATTAGCAGATGAAGATAAATCGGTAATTCAAGCCTTTGGTGTTTGGGGTCCAAAGAAATTCATGGGAAAAGAATACGATGGAATTCACCGAACTACCTTTGTAATTGATGAAAACGGAATTATAGAAGAAGTAATTTCAGATGTAAAAACCAAAGCTCACACAGCCCAAATTTTAAAATAA
- a CDS encoding endonuclease III domain-containing protein — MTKSEKVTFVINTLNELYPEIPIPLDHKDPYTLLVAVLLSAQCTDVRVNQITPILFAKADNPYDMVKMSVEEIKEIIRPCGLSPMKSKGIHGLSEILIEKYNGEVPQSFEALEALPAVGHKTASVVMSQAFGVPAFPVDTHIHRLMYRWGLTNGKSVQQTEKDAKRIFPEECWNDLHLQIIWYGREYSPARGWNLEKDIITRTIGRKSIINEIKK; from the coding sequence ATGACAAAGAGTGAAAAAGTAACATTTGTTATAAATACGTTAAATGAATTATATCCCGAAATTCCTATTCCCTTAGACCATAAAGATCCTTATACTTTACTTGTTGCGGTATTACTTTCTGCTCAATGTACCGATGTTCGTGTGAATCAAATTACGCCAATTTTGTTTGCGAAAGCAGATAATCCATATGATATGGTTAAAATGAGTGTAGAAGAAATCAAAGAGATTATTCGTCCTTGTGGATTATCTCCAATGAAATCAAAAGGAATTCACGGTTTATCAGAAATATTGATTGAAAAATACAACGGTGAAGTTCCTCAAAGTTTTGAAGCTTTAGAAGCTTTACCAGCAGTAGGACATAAAACGGCGAGTGTGGTTATGAGTCAAGCTTTTGGAGTTCCTGCTTTCCCGGTTGATACACATATTCATCGCTTGATGTATCGCTGGGGATTAACAAATGGCAAAAGTGTTCAACAAACTGAGAAAGATGCCAAACGTATTTTCCCAGAAGAATGTTGGAATGATTTACACTTGCAAATTATTTGGTACGGTCGTGAATATTCACCAGCTCGAGGATGGAATTTAGAAAAAGATATTATTACGAGAACCATTGGAAGAAAAAGTATTATTAATGAAATTAAAAAATAG
- a CDS encoding DUF2200 domain-containing protein, translated as MASRSINKMIFAGVYPHYVAKAEKKNRTKAEVDEIICWLTGYTLESLQNQIDTKVDFETFFEQAPQLNENVSKITGVICGYRIEEIEDPLMKKVRYLDKLIDELAKGKTMDKILRK; from the coding sequence ATGGCATCAAGAAGTATTAATAAAATGATCTTTGCTGGAGTTTATCCTCATTATGTTGCTAAAGCAGAAAAGAAAAACCGTACAAAAGCTGAAGTTGATGAAATTATTTGTTGGTTAACAGGTTATACACTTGAAAGCCTTCAAAACCAAATTGATACAAAAGTAGATTTTGAAACCTTTTTTGAACAAGCGCCACAATTAAACGAAAACGTTTCTAAAATTACAGGTGTTATTTGTGGTTATCGTATTGAAGAAATTGAAGATCCTTTAATGAAAAAAGTTCGTTATTTAGACAAATTAATTGACGAATTAGCCAAAGGAAAAACAATGGATAAAATTTTAAGAAAATAA
- a CDS encoding RNA polymerase sigma factor: MANLVLPDAVLVKNYISGDESALASLIERHQSKIFGFIYSKVNDRDLSDDIFQDTFIKVIKTLKSQSYNEEGKFLPWVMRIAHNLVVDHYRKAKKMPYQRETEEFSIFNYMTDNSLNIEGQMISEQVENDIVKLLNELPDDQKEVLMMRMYQDLSFKEIADLTGVSINTALGRMRYAVINLRKLIEKNQIILTN; the protein is encoded by the coding sequence ATGGCTAATCTTGTACTTCCAGATGCGGTATTGGTGAAAAATTATATAAGCGGCGATGAGTCAGCTTTAGCTTCATTGATCGAAAGACATCAATCAAAAATCTTCGGATTTATTTATTCTAAAGTGAACGATAGAGATTTATCTGACGATATTTTTCAAGATACGTTTATCAAAGTAATCAAAACACTAAAATCGCAATCCTATAACGAAGAAGGTAAATTTTTGCCTTGGGTTATGCGTATTGCTCATAATTTGGTGGTAGATCATTATAGAAAAGCTAAAAAAATGCCTTATCAACGTGAAACTGAAGAGTTTTCCATATTTAATTATATGACGGATAATAGTTTAAATATAGAAGGGCAAATGATATCTGAACAAGTAGAAAATGATATTGTAAAATTATTAAATGAACTTCCAGATGATCAAAAAGAAGTACTTATGATGCGCATGTATCAAGATCTTAGTTTTAAAGAAATTGCTGATTTAACTGGTGTTAGCATTAATACAGCTCTAGGTAGAATGCGTTATGCAGTTATTAATTTGAGAAAATTAATTGAAAAAAATCAAATTATTTTGACCAACTAA
- a CDS encoding family 16 glycosylhydrolase: MQNFLKVIGIILCFLNFQEITSQVDVIYSDLVWSDEFDGNGAINSSNWHHQTQIPPGGNWYNGEEQHYTNELTNSFVENGVLKIVAKKEVYTSQGYTKQYSSARLNSKFAFTYGRVDIRAKIPTNQGTWPALWMLGKNIIEPGAYFSSTYGTTSWPACGEIDIMEHGITSWQPAGYVQSAIHTPSSFGSTINHGGTIANNLGSDFHVYSMNWSPNQITFLLDGVAFYTYNPTVKNASTWPFNAEQYLLLNIAMGGVAGTIPSNFTQATMEIDYVRVYQNVAVDNQAPTNFTASIGNITSSSIELLLNASDNFGTVNYDINYGSNSINTFGTSGVQKSVIVPNLTPNTNYTFSIAASDPTGNNAANNAIVLNATTLGFVGCSGTSNEASQGAFSTGYTYSFETLGTNSVKVTFELLDTDKIGVVAYLWRQTPFAETPMSNDSGNTFTYTLTGQIPGATINYAVKFAYSNGMSVTRYFSYVVGNNCSLHQETNTFTDFTFTNPSHDFISIASDFSIDTVEIFNLIGNKVITQSENTNQIDVSNLSKGIYLMVVYSEHKKGIRKIIIN, translated from the coding sequence GTGCAAAATTTTCTAAAAGTTATCGGCATCATCTTATGTTTTTTGAATTTTCAAGAGATTACCTCTCAAGTAGATGTAATTTACTCTGATTTAGTTTGGTCTGATGAATTTGATGGAAATGGAGCAATCAACAGTTCAAATTGGCATCATCAAACTCAAATACCACCAGGTGGAAATTGGTACAATGGAGAAGAACAGCATTATACTAATGAATTAACCAATTCTTTTGTAGAAAATGGAGTACTTAAAATTGTAGCTAAAAAAGAAGTCTATACTAGTCAAGGATATACTAAGCAATATTCTTCTGCTCGTTTAAATTCTAAATTTGCTTTTACTTATGGTAGAGTTGACATTCGTGCTAAAATACCAACTAATCAAGGTACGTGGCCGGCTTTATGGATGTTAGGTAAGAATATTATAGAACCAGGAGCCTATTTTTCATCTACATATGGAACAACTTCTTGGCCTGCTTGTGGAGAGATAGACATTATGGAACATGGAATTACTTCATGGCAACCTGCTGGATATGTTCAAAGTGCTATACATACACCATCTTCTTTTGGAAGCACAATAAATCATGGCGGAACTATAGCAAACAATTTAGGAAGTGATTTTCATGTGTATTCTATGAATTGGTCACCTAATCAAATTACATTCTTGCTTGATGGTGTTGCCTTTTATACCTACAATCCAACGGTCAAAAATGCTTCCACTTGGCCTTTTAATGCCGAACAATATTTGTTGTTGAACATTGCTATGGGTGGTGTTGCAGGAACAATTCCTAGTAATTTCACACAAGCTACTATGGAGATTGATTATGTTAGAGTTTATCAAAATGTTGCTGTTGATAATCAAGCACCTACAAATTTTACTGCTTCCATAGGAAACATTACAAGTTCTTCTATCGAATTGTTATTGAATGCTTCCGATAATTTTGGAACTGTAAATTATGATATTAATTATGGAAGCAATTCGATTAATACATTTGGTACCTCTGGAGTTCAAAAATCAGTTATCGTTCCAAATTTAACTCCGAATACCAATTATACTTTTTCAATAGCAGCTTCCGATCCAACGGGTAATAATGCTGCTAACAATGCCATTGTATTAAATGCAACCACTTTAGGATTTGTAGGATGTTCAGGAACTAGTAACGAGGCATCTCAAGGAGCTTTTTCAACAGGTTATACTTATTCCTTTGAAACCCTTGGAACGAATTCTGTAAAAGTTACATTTGAGTTGTTAGATACAGATAAAATAGGTGTAGTTGCTTATTTATGGAGACAAACACCATTTGCAGAAACTCCAATGTCTAATGATTCAGGAAATACATTTACTTATACTTTAACGGGTCAAATTCCGGGGGCAACAATCAATTATGCAGTTAAATTTGCTTATTCAAATGGCATGTCAGTAACACGTTATTTTTCTTATGTTGTAGGAAATAATTGTTCGTTACATCAAGAAACAAATACATTTACTGATTTTACTTTCACAAATCCTTCTCATGATTTTATTTCTATTGCTTCTGATTTTTCAATAGACACTGTTGAAATATTTAATCTTATTGGAAATAAAGTTATAACACAATCTGAAAATACAAATCAAATTGATGTGAGTAATTTGTCTAAAGGAATATATCTTATGGTAGTATATTCTGAACATAAAAAAGGAATTAGAAAAATTATTATAAATTAA
- a CDS encoding glycoside hydrolase family 17 protein, translating to MSFRTDYILYAKNNENANTEFSSGLNLTDTSPEVLSVVFSQCLQSGMHGLCFSMYEEGQKPGDQISEEQVRRRLKIMAPYTKWVRSFSCTEGNEFVPKIARELGMKTLVGAWLGDDAEKNEKEMDALIQLANEGYVDIAAIGNEVMYRKDLTEDELLAFIKKGRDEIPAHIPVGYVDAYYEFTIKPRITEACDVILTNCYPYWEGTNQEYALAHMKSMYHQALAAANGKKVIITETGWPSQGESFKDSHPSIENAMKYFINTQLWSKSEQIEIFYFSSFDESWKVGPEGEVGAHWGIWDKNEKIKF from the coding sequence ATGTCATTTAGAACCGATTATATTTTATATGCTAAGAATAATGAGAATGCTAATACAGAATTTAGCAGCGGCCTTAATTTAACAGATACCTCTCCAGAGGTGTTATCTGTAGTTTTTTCTCAATGCCTTCAAAGTGGTATGCATGGCCTATGTTTTAGTATGTACGAAGAAGGCCAAAAACCAGGTGACCAAATTTCTGAAGAACAGGTGAGAAGACGTTTAAAAATAATGGCTCCTTACACCAAATGGGTTCGTTCTTTTTCATGTACTGAAGGAAACGAATTTGTTCCGAAAATTGCACGTGAACTAGGAATGAAAACTCTTGTTGGAGCATGGTTAGGTGATGATGCAGAGAAAAATGAAAAAGAAATGGATGCCTTAATTCAATTAGCAAATGAAGGTTATGTTGATATTGCTGCTATAGGAAATGAAGTTATGTATCGGAAAGACTTAACTGAAGATGAACTTTTGGCTTTTATAAAAAAAGGAAGAGACGAAATACCAGCTCACATTCCAGTGGGATATGTAGATGCTTATTATGAGTTTACCATTAAGCCTCGAATTACAGAAGCATGTGATGTAATCTTAACCAATTGTTATCCGTATTGGGAAGGAACCAATCAAGAATATGCATTAGCACATATGAAAAGTATGTATCATCAAGCTTTAGCTGCAGCCAATGGTAAAAAAGTGATTATTACAGAAACAGGTTGGCCAAGTCAAGGCGAAAGTTTCAAAGATTCACATCCTTCAATTGAAAATGCAATGAAGTATTTTATCAATACTCAATTATGGTCAAAATCAGAGCAAATCGAGATTTTTTACTTTTCTTCTTTTGACGAATCTTGGAAAGTAGGACCCGAAGGAGAAGTTGGAGCTCATTGGGGTATTTGGGATAAAAATGAAAAAATAAAATTTTAA